From Saccharibacillus brassicae:
AGTTCACGGACAACGGCTTTACGTACGAAGAGATGAAGATGATCAACGAAACCAAAAAAATTATGGGCGACGAGTCGATTCAGGTGACCGCGACCTGCGTGCGCATCCCGGTCGTGTACGGCCATTCCGAGTCGGTGTACGTGGAACTCGGTTCGGAATACGATCTGGCCGAAGTGCGTTCGCTGCTCGAAAACGCGCCGGGCTTGACCGTGATCGATGATCCGGCCAATCAGGCGTATCCGCTGGCGACCGACGCCGCGGGCAAAAACGACGTGTTCGTGGGCCGTTTGCGCCGCGACCTCGATTCGCCGACCGGGCTGAACCTGTGGATCGTCTCCGACAATCTGCTCAAGGGCGCGGCGTGGAACGCCGTGCAAATCGCGGAAATCATTGCGGCTCGTTCGCAGCAGGCCTAAACGAAAGGAAGAGACCATGGCTATTCGGGTTCAAAAATTCGGCGGGACGTCGCTGTCTTCGGAAGAAGCGAGAGCGCACGTCGTCCGCCACGTTCAGCGGGAGCTGGCGGCCGGTTATCAACTGGTCGTCGTCGTGTCCGCGATGGGACGCAGCGGCGATCCGTACGCGACCGACACGCTGCTCGGCTGGGCGGCAGGCACGAGCGGCAAATCGCTGCCGGCCAAAGAAAAAGATTTGTTGATGGGCTGCGGAGAGATCATCTCCGCGGCTACGCTTTGCGGCATTTTGCATCAGGAAGGCATTGACGCGACCGTGCTGACCGGAGCGCAGGCCGGCTTCATGACCGACAGCCATTTCGGCAACGCGCGGATTTTGGAGATGCGCCCCGAGCGCATTTTGCGCGAACTGCAGGACCACAGCGTCGTGATCGTGACCGGGTTCCAGGGACAGAACGAATACGGCGATCTCACGACGCTCGGCCGGGGCGGCAGCGATACGTCGGCGACGGCGCTCGGCGCCGCGCTGCATGCGGAGATCGTGGACATCTATACGGACGTGAACGGCATTCTGACCGCCGATCCGCGCCTGGTGGAAGACGCCAAGCCGCTTGAAGTGGTCAGCTATACCGAGATTTGCAACATGGCTTACCAAGGCGCCAAAGTCATCCATCCGCGTGCGGTCGAGATCGCCATGCAGGCGCAAATCCCGGTGCGGGTCCGTTCGACCTTTTCCGAAGAAGAAGGCACGCTCGTCACGCATCCGGAGAACTTCGCGGACGTGTCGGCCGGCGTGATCGACCGTTTCGTGACCGGCATCGCCTACGTGAGCAGCGTCACTCAGATTACGGTCGAACAGCCGGACCCGAGCGGCCAGCTGTCGCTGAACGTGTTCAAGGCGATGGCCGAGAACGCGATCAGCGTCGACTTTATCAACGTGACGCCGGTCGGCGCCGTCTACACGGTGTTCGACACGGAAGCGGAGCGGGCTTTGGCCGCGCTGCGGGAGATCGGCTACGAGCCGCGCGCGCTCAGCGGATGCGCCAAAGTCTCCGTTATCGGCGGAGGCATCAACGGCGTTCCGGGCATCATGTCGCATATCGTCGAAGCGCTGACGATGCAGAACGTGCAAATTTTGCAGTCGGCCGACTCCAATACGACGATCTGGGTGCTGGTCAAAAAAGACGATATGGTCAAAGCGCTCAAAGCGCTGCACGCCAGATTCGAACTGCATCGTTAAGCGATAAGCACACCCACCATAGAGCACGCAGAGGGAGCGAATGAAAAATGGATTTCGGACGATTGATCACCGCCATGGTCACTCCTTTCGACGAGCACGGAGAAGTGGCATGGGAGCATATTCCCGCTTTGATCGACATGTTGATCGAGCGGCAGCGGACGCAGTCGATCGTCGTGTTCGGCACGACGGGCGAATCGCCGACGCTGAGCGACGAAGAGAAAATCAAGCTGCTGGAGATTGCGGTGCGGCATGCGGCCGGACGCTGCAAGATCATTGCCGGAACAGGCAGCAACGATACGCAGCACAGCGTCGAGCTGACCCGCGAAGCGGAAAAAGCCGGCGCCGACGGCGTGCTGCTCGTCGTGCCGTATTACAACCGGCCGAACCAGGCCGGATTGTACGCGCATTTCGCGGCGATCGCGCAGGCGACGAGTCTTCCGGTCATGCTCTACAACGTGCCGAGCCGGACGGCTTCGAACCTCGAAGGCGCGACGACGCTCCGCTTGGCGCAGCTGCCGAACGTGGTGGCCGTCAAGGAATGCGGGCCGGCCGACCAGGTCGCTTATATCGCCGCCAACGCCCCCGCAGGCTTTCGCGTCTATTCGGGCGACGATGCCGCTTCGCTGCCGGCGCTGTCCGTCGGGGCATACGGCATCGTCAGCGTGGCGAGCCACGTCGTCGGCGAGCGCATGAGCCATATGCTTGCCGCGCACGCCGGCGGCGACGCGGCCGGCGCGACCCGCGTGTACCATTCGCTGCTGCCGGTATTCAAAGGGCTGTTCGCCTGTCCGCATCCGGTACCCAATCCGGTCGCGGTCAAATACGCGCTGACGCTGCGCGGGTACGCCGTGGGCGGGGTGCGGCTGCCGCTTGTCGACGCGACGGACCAAGAGAAACGCTATATCGAACATTTTATGGCCGAATTTTCCTGAAAACAGATTTTTTTCACGGTTCAAGCGCCGTTTCCATTATAGGAAACGGCGCTTTTTTGCGTGTCCGAAACACGATGAAATCGGGCCGGAACAGGTCTTTCGAACGGTTCCTATAGGGAATGAGAGGGCTTTCGACTTGTATTTTGGGTTTTCATTCATGTATAATGGACGCAAGTGACTGGGTGCGGGTTATAGAAAAACAACACGAACCATATTTGACGGAGGTTCGTGCATCGGCTTGATCGGTTGGCATCGGGCGGCTTTTGTGTACCAAAAGCCCTCTCGAATCCATAACGGTGCAAGTCCTTGTTCGAGCTATGCCAAAAACCGGAAAAATAGCAAACGTCCAACTCTTATAAAACAAACAAAACACTAATAATTAGGAGGTCTATCCATCTTGGTAAAGAAAAACAATACTACGGAGAAGCTGACGATTTTCGCTCTGGGCGGCGTTGGCGAAATTGGTAAGAACATGTATGTCGTACAGTATGACGACGATATCGTCGTCATCGATGCAGGCCTGAAATTCCCGGAAGAAGACATGCTCGGAATCGACCTGGTCATTCCCGACATCAGCTATCTGACCGAGAATCGCGATAAAGTCAGAGCCATCATCGTCACCCACGGCCACGAAGACCATATCGGCGGTCTGCCGTACGTCCTCAAGCACCTGAACGTTCCGCTGTACGCGACAAAGCTGACACTCGGCCTGATCGAGAACAAGCTGCGCGAAGCGAACCTGTTGGGCGAGACGAAGCGTATCCTGATCGACGCCGATTCCGAACTGAAACTCGGCAGCACGCTGACGGCTACGTTCTTCCGGACGAACCACAGCATTCCCGACTCCGTCGGAGTCGCGATCGAGACGCCGGAAGGCAACGTCGTGCACACGGGCGACTTCAAGTTCGACCACACGCCGGTCAACGATCAATTCGCGGATCTGCAGCGCATGGCCGAAATCGGTCAAAAAGGCGTCCTCGCCCTGCTGTCCGACAGCACCAATGCCGAGAAGCCGGGCTTCACGCCTTCGGAGCGCAGCGTCGGCATCGTGCTGGAAGACATTTTCCGCAAAGCGCGCCAGCGCGTAGTCGTTGCGACGTTCGCGTCCAACGTGCACCGGATTCAGCAGGTCGTCAACGCGGCGATCGCTACCGACCGCAAGATCGTCGTCATCGGACGCAGCATGGTCAATGTCGTAGCCATCGCGTCGGAACTCGGCTACCTGGAAATTCCGGAAGGCATGATCATCGAGCCGGAAGAGATCAACCGGATCGGCGCCGACCGCGTCGCGATCCTGTGCACAGGCAGCCAGGGCGAGCCGATGTCGGCGCTCAGCCGCATGGCGCGCTCGACGCACCGCAAAGTCGATATCCTGCCGGGCGACACCGTCATCATCGCGGCTACGCCGGTACCGGGTAACGAGAAATACGTCGGCCGTACGATCGATGCGCTGTTCCGCCTCGGAGCGGAAGTCATCTACAGCGGTTCGAACAAAGGCGTGCACGTATCGGGTCACGGTTCGCAGGAAGAGCTGAAGCTCATGCTCAACTTGATGCGTCCGAAATTCTTTATTCCGATCCACGGCGAATACCGCATGCTGCGCAAGCACGCCCAACTCGGCGAAGGCGTCGGCATCGACCCGAACAACATCTTCCTGATCGACATCGGCGATACGGTCGAGATCCAGAACGGCGAAGCGCGCAAAGCCGGCAAGGTACCTTCCGGCAACGTGCTGATCGACGGTCTCGGCGTCGGCGACGTAGGCAACATCGTTCTGCGCGACCGCAAGCTGCTGTCCCAGGACGGCATCCTGGTCGTCGTCGTGACGCTCAGCAAGCAGGACGGACGCATCGTATCCGGTCCGGACATCATTTCGCGCGGTTTCGTCTACGTACGCGAATCGGAAGGTCTGCTCGATGAAGCGAACCGCGTCGTTACGAGCACGCTGCAGCGCCTAATGAGCGAGAACGTCAACGAATGGGCTTCGCTCAAATCGGGCGTCAAAGATTCGCTCGGACGTTTCCTGTTCGACCAGACCCGTCGTCGTCCGATGATCCTGCCGATCATCATGGAAGTGTAACAAGCCGCGCCGTCGATCGACAGACTGCGTGATCGCCCTTTTCGGCCCGGGAACGGAACGTTCCCGCCGGAAAGGGCTTTTTGTTTTGCTTTGTGTTTGCTTTTGTTTTTGCTTTTTTTGCCACTGAAAAGGAAAGGCGAGAGGCCGTGCGGACGCAGCGGTTTTCCCTGCCTTTTGGCGAACTTATGTGCTATTATGGGGAGAGCGTGTCAACGGCAGGAGGGATTGGGATTGGCTCAGAAAAAAGGGACGGGAACGCGTGCCGCCGGCAAGCCCCGCGCGAACGGCAGCCGTGCGGCCTCGACCAAAAACAGCAAAAAAAAGAGCAGTGCGCTCGGCAGCGCCCTCAAATATGAAATCTACGGCATCGTGCTTATTACGCTGTCGGTCATCGGCTTGTCCGGACAAGCCTTTATCGGTCAGCTGTTGTCGGCCGGCTTCGGACTGGTGCTGGGCAAAGCCTATGCGATCATCCCGCTGCTCGGCGTCTATATCGGCCTGTATCTGATGATTCGGCGGGGCATTCCTTACGGATGGAGCTCCCGCAAGTCCGGCCTTGTGCTGATTGCGCTGGCCGGCGTGCTGACGCTGTCGATCGTGGAAGCGCAGTCGCACACGGAGCTGGAAGGGCAGATGAGCGCCAACGGCATTTTGGCCGCCGCCCAAAGCGACCTGCAGCGTTCGCTGATCGCCCCGGACGGGCCGATGAGCGAGACAACGCCGTTTCTCCGTCCGATCGGAGGCGGCTACTTCGGAGCGCTGCTGCTGTCGCTGCTGTTTCTGATGGTGGGCATGCCGGGAGCGATTCTCGCTGCCGCCGTGCTGCTGATCATCGGCCTGATGCTGGTGACGCAGCGGTCCTACGTAGACCTGATGAACGGAGTTCGCCGCAAAGCGGGCGAAGCGGCGCGTTCGGCCGGAGCGCGGCTCAAGGAAGAGCGCGCCGCGTCGGAAGAGCGCAGGCTCGAAGCCGAGCGGCAGGCCGAGATTCGGGCGCTGGACAAAGCGGAAGCCGCCGAGCGCAGACGCGCGGCGCGGCCGGAGCCCGAGCTTGAGCCCGGCGAAGAGACCGAGCCGCGCCGCGGAGCGCTCTCGCTGCCCGGCCGCCGGCGCAAAGCGGTCGAAGAAGCGGAGCTTGAAGGTGCGCAAGCGCCGCCGGAACAAGCCGACCGGATCGGCGCCTACCGGGTGCCGGCCGAACCGGGCCGGTCTGCCCCGGCGGATGATGCCGCAAGCGCCATGCCGATCGGCCGCGCGCTGCCGGACAATCCGGATACTGAGGCGGCGCCGCCCGCGAACGGCGCGAAGAGTTCGCCGCAACCGGAACGTCACGCGCCGATCATCCGCGATTTCTTCGAGCATATCCGCGCGGAGAAAAAAATCGACGTCCCGTCCGCCGCGCCGGGTGCGGTGCCTGCGGACGATGACGACGAAGATTTCGAAGAAGCGGCCGTTTCGCTGCCGGGAGCGGCTCTTGCGGTCGGCATTCCTCCGACCGAATTGACTTCGGCCGAAGGCGCGGCCGGAATGGCGGATTCGCCTTCGGACGGCGGATTGTTCCCAATGCCGGACGGAGACCCTTCCATTCCGGCCGCGGCAGGCCAACTGCTGGAAGTCGCCGAAGGCGAGCGGATCAAGCCGCCGCCCAAGCCGTACAAGCTGCCTCCGCTGAGTCTGTTGGCCATGCCCAAGGAAGATACTTCGGCGGCGGCGAACCAGGCCGATTACATGCAGACGGCGCGCAAGCTTGAGACGACGCTCGAAAGCTTCGGCGTCCGCGCCCGGGTGCTTGAAGTCGTCCGCGGCCCGGCCGTAACCCGCTACGAGATCCAGCCCGACGTCGGCGTCAAGGTGAGCCGGATCGTCGGACTGACCGACGATATCGCGCTGGCGCTTGCGGCCAAGGACATCCGGATGGAAGCGCCGATTCCGGGCAAGTCCGCGATCGGCATCGAAGTGCCGAACAACGAAGTGTCCATGGTCACGATGCGCGAGGTGATGGATTCGCCCGTCTTCGAAGAAGCGCCGTCCAAGCTGACCGTCGCGTTCGGCCGGGACATTTCCGGCCAGACGATCGTCGGCAACCTGGCCCGGATGCCCCATTTGCTCGTGGCCGGGGCGACCGGTTCGGGCAAGTCGGTCTGTATCAACGGCATCATCGCCAGCATTTTGTACAAAGCGAAGCCCGACGAAGTCAAGTTTCTGATGGTCGATCCGAAGATGGTCGAACTGAACGTCTACAACGGCATTCCGCATCTGCTGGCGCCGGTCGTCACCGATCCGCGCCGCGCCTCGCTTGCGCTCAAGAAGATCGTGGTCGAGATGGAAAAGCGCTACGAATTGTTTTCCAAATCGTCGACGCGCAATATCGAAGGCTACAATACGCTGATGAAGGACAATCCGTCCGCCATTCTGCCGTACATCGTCGTCATCGTCGACGAGCTGGCCGATCTCATGATGGTCGCGGCCGGCGACGTGGAAGACGCGATCGCGCGTCTCGCGCAAATGGCGCGCGCCGCCGGGATCCACCTGATCATCGCCACGCAGCGCCCGTCGGTCGACGTCATTACCGGCGTCATCAAAGCGAATATCCCGTCGCGGATCGCGTTCGGCGTCTCGTCGCAGGTCGATTCGCGGACGATTCTCGACATGGGCGGAGCGGAGAAGCTGCTCGGCCGCGGCGACATGCTGTTCATGCCGATGGGCGCGTCCAAGCCGGTCCGCGTGCAGGGCGCTTTCCTCAGCGACAACGAAGTCGAGGAGATCGTCGCCTACTGCAGCGGCCAGGCGGAAGCGGAGTACGATACGGCGCTCGTGCCGGAGATCGACGACAACGCGCCGGACCCCGAAGAAGCGATGGACGAATTGTACGATCAAGCCGTGCAGATCGTCGTCGAAGCCAAGCAGGCTTCGGTATCGCTGCTTCAGCGGCGCATGAGAGTGGGCTACACGCGCGCCGGACGTCTGGTGGATGCGATGGAGGCCCGCGGCATCGTCGGCCCTTACGAGGGCAGCAAGCCGCGCGAGGTACTGATCTCGATCGAGCAGCTGCAGGCAAGCCGGGCCGCCGCCAATTCCTGACCGGCTGCCGCCCCGACCCCGGATTCCTTCGTTCGCATCCGCGCTTCCCGCGCGCTGCGGACGAAGGAATCTTTTTTTGTTTTCCCGCCGTGAGCCCGATCCGTCCCCTCTTCGAGTTGATTCCGCTCTCGGCGGTGAGTTAGAATAGTCAAGAATGGTTAGAGAATTAGAGCAACCCTATCATCGAGCGGAATCCGCCGAAAGCCTAAGGAGTGATGTCAATGAGTACGACCGGATTTGAACGGGCAGCGGAAGGCCGGATTCGCATTCACGTAATGCCGACCAAGCGGTTCAAGACGTTTGCCGTTTCCCTATATGCCGGAGCCCCGCTCCGCGAAGAGACCGTGACGCCGATTGCGCTGACGCCGTTCGTGCTGCGCCGCGGCAGCGCCTCCTACCCGGAGACGATGCTGTTTCGCGAACGGCTCGAAGAATTGTACGGAGCCGGCTTCGGCTTTGACGTATACAAACGCGACGGCAGCCAGATCGTCCAGTTTCGCATGGACACGATCAACGACGCTTTCGTGAGCACGGACGAGTCGCTGCTTGAGAATTCGCTGTCTTTTCTCGGCGAAGCGCTCACCCGGCCCGCGCTGGAAAGCGGTGTGTTCAAGCATAAATTCGTCGACGCCGAACGCGACAACGTGCGCAAGAAGCTCGACGCGATCATTAACAACAAAGCCCGCTATGCCGGTTCGCGCTGCGTGGAAGAGATGTTTGCCGGAGAAGCTTACCGGTTGAACGCGCTCGGCAAACGCGAGGCGCTGGAACATCTGGACGCACCGGCGCTGCACGAATCCTACCGCAAATGGCTGTCCGAAGCGACGCTTGACCTGTACGTGGTCGGCGATACGACGCTTGACGAAGTGCGCGGCATCGTGCACCGGTATTTCGACGTCGCCGGACCCGGCCACGAGCCGCACGAATACGCAAGAAGCGCCAAAAGCGAAGGGGCGGGCAACCCGCACGTCGTCAAAGAAACGATGGACGTATCGCAGGGCAAGCTCAATATCGGGTTCAAAACGTCGATCGACTACGCGGACGACCGTTACGCTTCGGCGCTCGTGTACAACGGCGTGCTGGGCGGGTATCCGCATTCCAAGCTGTTCCAGAACGTGCGCGAAAAAGCGAGCCTGGCCTATTACGCGTCGTCGCAGTACGAACCCCACAAAGCGTTCGGCACGATCCAGTCGGGTATCGAGATCGGCAACTACGAACGGGCGCTGGACATTATCCGGGTGCAGCTTGACGCGATGAAAGCGGGCGAGATCACGGACACCGAACTCGGCCAGACGAAAGCGATGCTCGGCAACGATCTGCGCGAAGTACGCGATTCGGCGTTCCAGATGATCCAGCACGATTTCGGCGGACGGCTGTCGGGCCGCGAGCGTTCGGTGGCCGAGCTGATCGAACAGGTCGAGAGCATGACGGCGGAGCAGGTCGCGGTCGCCGCGCAGAACTTCCGTCTGGATACCATTTACTTTTTGACCGGAAAAGAGGGGGAATAACGATGGAGCGTATTGTCTACGAGCATTTGCAGGAAACGCTGTATTACGAAAAGCTGGATAACGGGCTCAGCGTCTACGTCCTGCCCAAAGAAGGCTTCCAGAAAACGTACGCGACGTTCTCGACGAATTACGGTTCGGTCGATAACCGTTTTCGGGTTGCCGGTCAGGAAGAGCACCGGGTGCCGGACGGCATCGCCCATTTTCTGGAGCACAAAGTGTTCGAGGAGCCGGAAGGCGACGTGTTCCTGAAGTTTTCGACGCAGGGCGCTTCGTCCAACGCGTTCACGAGCTTCGACCAGACGACCTACCTGTTCTCCGCGACCGAGAAAATTTCGGAGAATCTGGAGACGCTGATCGACTTCGTGCAAAATCCGTATTTTACCGACGAGAATGTCGAAAAAGAAAAAGGGATTATCGGACAGGAAATCCAGATGTACCAGGACAATCCGGACTGGCGCGTGTATTACGGATTGATCGAAGCGCTCTACAAAGTGCATCCGGTGCATATCGATATCGCGGGCACGATCGAATCGATCGGCGAGATTACCAAAGAGACGCTGTACGCGTGCTACAATACGTTCTACCATCCGAGCAACATGCTGCTGTTCGTCGTGGGCGGTGTCGATCCGCAGCAGGTCATCGAGCAGGTCAAAGCCAATCAGGCGTCCAAAAACTACGGCCCGCAGGCGGAGATCGAACGTTTCTTCGACCCGGAACCGGAAGAAGTGGCGCAGGAACGCAAAGAGCTGAACCTGCCCGTGTCGCTGCCCAAGTGCCTGTTCGGATTTAAGGAATCGGCGCCGAACGTGGACGGACCGGAACTGGTCAAGCTTGACCTGACGACGGAAGTGATGCTCGACCTGCTGCTCGGAAGCAGTACGCCGCTGTACGAGAAGCTGTACGACGAAGCGCTGATCACCGACGGTTTCGGCGGCGATTTCCGCGCTACGCCCGAATACGCCTTCTCTGTCATCGGCGGCGACACGCGCGATCCCGAACTGCTGATGGAACGCATTCGCGAAGAATCGGAGCGGTTGGCGGCAAGCGGCTTCGAAGCGACAGCGTTCGAACGCGCGCGCAAAAAGAAAATCGGCGGTTATCTGCGCATGCTGAACTCGCCCGAGAGTATCGCGCACGAGTTTACCCGCTACAAGTTCCGCGGCGGCGACCTGTTCGCGATCCTGAAGATTTACGAGGACATGACGCTCGAAGACGTCAATACGCGGCTGCGTCAGCATGTCCGCTGGGATCGCCGCGCCGTATCCGTGGTACGCGGGGCGTGATGCCGGACGGGGAAAAAAAGGCCGGGCGGCGCAAGCCGTCCGGCACGGCCGTCCTCGTGACCGGCGCGTCCGGCGGGATCGGTTCGGCAATCGCCGAACGTTTTGCCGCGGACGGATGCCGGGTGGCGCTGCATTATTCGTCTTCGGCGGAAGCGGTGCGCGCGGCAGCGGACCGCTGCGCGTCGCTCGGAGCGG
This genomic window contains:
- the dapG gene encoding aspartate kinase, which encodes MAIRVQKFGGTSLSSEEARAHVVRHVQRELAAGYQLVVVVSAMGRSGDPYATDTLLGWAAGTSGKSLPAKEKDLLMGCGEIISAATLCGILHQEGIDATVLTGAQAGFMTDSHFGNARILEMRPERILRELQDHSVVIVTGFQGQNEYGDLTTLGRGGSDTSATALGAALHAEIVDIYTDVNGILTADPRLVEDAKPLEVVSYTEICNMAYQGAKVIHPRAVEIAMQAQIPVRVRSTFSEEEGTLVTHPENFADVSAGVIDRFVTGIAYVSSVTQITVEQPDPSGQLSLNVFKAMAENAISVDFINVTPVGAVYTVFDTEAERALAALREIGYEPRALSGCAKVSVIGGGINGVPGIMSHIVEALTMQNVQILQSADSNTTIWVLVKKDDMVKALKALHARFELHR
- the dapA gene encoding 4-hydroxy-tetrahydrodipicolinate synthase yields the protein MDFGRLITAMVTPFDEHGEVAWEHIPALIDMLIERQRTQSIVVFGTTGESPTLSDEEKIKLLEIAVRHAAGRCKIIAGTGSNDTQHSVELTREAEKAGADGVLLVVPYYNRPNQAGLYAHFAAIAQATSLPVMLYNVPSRTASNLEGATTLRLAQLPNVVAVKECGPADQVAYIAANAPAGFRVYSGDDAASLPALSVGAYGIVSVASHVVGERMSHMLAAHAGGDAAGATRVYHSLLPVFKGLFACPHPVPNPVAVKYALTLRGYAVGGVRLPLVDATDQEKRYIEHFMAEFS
- a CDS encoding ribonuclease J — encoded protein: MVKKNNTTEKLTIFALGGVGEIGKNMYVVQYDDDIVVIDAGLKFPEEDMLGIDLVIPDISYLTENRDKVRAIIVTHGHEDHIGGLPYVLKHLNVPLYATKLTLGLIENKLREANLLGETKRILIDADSELKLGSTLTATFFRTNHSIPDSVGVAIETPEGNVVHTGDFKFDHTPVNDQFADLQRMAEIGQKGVLALLSDSTNAEKPGFTPSERSVGIVLEDIFRKARQRVVVATFASNVHRIQQVVNAAIATDRKIVVIGRSMVNVVAIASELGYLEIPEGMIIEPEEINRIGADRVAILCTGSQGEPMSALSRMARSTHRKVDILPGDTVIIAATPVPGNEKYVGRTIDALFRLGAEVIYSGSNKGVHVSGHGSQEELKLMLNLMRPKFFIPIHGEYRMLRKHAQLGEGVGIDPNNIFLIDIGDTVEIQNGEARKAGKVPSGNVLIDGLGVGDVGNIVLRDRKLLSQDGILVVVVTLSKQDGRIVSGPDIISRGFVYVRESEGLLDEANRVVTSTLQRLMSENVNEWASLKSGVKDSLGRFLFDQTRRRPMILPIIMEV
- a CDS encoding FtsK/SpoIIIE family DNA translocase codes for the protein MAQKKGTGTRAAGKPRANGSRAASTKNSKKKSSALGSALKYEIYGIVLITLSVIGLSGQAFIGQLLSAGFGLVLGKAYAIIPLLGVYIGLYLMIRRGIPYGWSSRKSGLVLIALAGVLTLSIVEAQSHTELEGQMSANGILAAAQSDLQRSLIAPDGPMSETTPFLRPIGGGYFGALLLSLLFLMVGMPGAILAAAVLLIIGLMLVTQRSYVDLMNGVRRKAGEAARSAGARLKEERAASEERRLEAERQAEIRALDKAEAAERRRAARPEPELEPGEETEPRRGALSLPGRRRKAVEEAELEGAQAPPEQADRIGAYRVPAEPGRSAPADDAASAMPIGRALPDNPDTEAAPPANGAKSSPQPERHAPIIRDFFEHIRAEKKIDVPSAAPGAVPADDDDEDFEEAAVSLPGAALAVGIPPTELTSAEGAAGMADSPSDGGLFPMPDGDPSIPAAAGQLLEVAEGERIKPPPKPYKLPPLSLLAMPKEDTSAAANQADYMQTARKLETTLESFGVRARVLEVVRGPAVTRYEIQPDVGVKVSRIVGLTDDIALALAAKDIRMEAPIPGKSAIGIEVPNNEVSMVTMREVMDSPVFEEAPSKLTVAFGRDISGQTIVGNLARMPHLLVAGATGSGKSVCINGIIASILYKAKPDEVKFLMVDPKMVELNVYNGIPHLLAPVVTDPRRASLALKKIVVEMEKRYELFSKSSTRNIEGYNTLMKDNPSAILPYIVVIVDELADLMMVAAGDVEDAIARLAQMARAAGIHLIIATQRPSVDVITGVIKANIPSRIAFGVSSQVDSRTILDMGGAEKLLGRGDMLFMPMGASKPVRVQGAFLSDNEVEEIVAYCSGQAEAEYDTALVPEIDDNAPDPEEAMDELYDQAVQIVVEAKQASVSLLQRRMRVGYTRAGRLVDAMEARGIVGPYEGSKPREVLISIEQLQASRAAANS
- the yfmF gene encoding EF-P 5-aminopentanol modification-associated protein YfmF — its product is MSTTGFERAAEGRIRIHVMPTKRFKTFAVSLYAGAPLREETVTPIALTPFVLRRGSASYPETMLFRERLEELYGAGFGFDVYKRDGSQIVQFRMDTINDAFVSTDESLLENSLSFLGEALTRPALESGVFKHKFVDAERDNVRKKLDAIINNKARYAGSRCVEEMFAGEAYRLNALGKREALEHLDAPALHESYRKWLSEATLDLYVVGDTTLDEVRGIVHRYFDVAGPGHEPHEYARSAKSEGAGNPHVVKETMDVSQGKLNIGFKTSIDYADDRYASALVYNGVLGGYPHSKLFQNVREKASLAYYASSQYEPHKAFGTIQSGIEIGNYERALDIIRVQLDAMKAGEITDTELGQTKAMLGNDLREVRDSAFQMIQHDFGGRLSGRERSVAELIEQVESMTAEQVAVAAQNFRLDTIYFLTGKEGE
- the yfmH gene encoding EF-P 5-aminopentanol modification-associated protein YfmH — translated: MERIVYEHLQETLYYEKLDNGLSVYVLPKEGFQKTYATFSTNYGSVDNRFRVAGQEEHRVPDGIAHFLEHKVFEEPEGDVFLKFSTQGASSNAFTSFDQTTYLFSATEKISENLETLIDFVQNPYFTDENVEKEKGIIGQEIQMYQDNPDWRVYYGLIEALYKVHPVHIDIAGTIESIGEITKETLYACYNTFYHPSNMLLFVVGGVDPQQVIEQVKANQASKNYGPQAEIERFFDPEPEEVAQERKELNLPVSLPKCLFGFKESAPNVDGPELVKLDLTTEVMLDLLLGSSTPLYEKLYDEALITDGFGGDFRATPEYAFSVIGGDTRDPELLMERIREESERLAASGFEATAFERARKKKIGGYLRMLNSPESIAHEFTRYKFRGGDLFAILKIYEDMTLEDVNTRLRQHVRWDRRAVSVVRGA